The Tripterygium wilfordii isolate XIE 37 chromosome 21, ASM1340144v1, whole genome shotgun sequence genome segment GGGTCATTCCCTCTAAATTTCCTAGCAAAGGCAGCACCACTAGCAATCATCTTATCCGTGTCATTAAGCGAAAGGACGTGAGGGTGCTGCTTCGGGGGATTGTCCCAGGAAATGTAGTGCAAGTCATGATTGACGGCTGTCTGAGCATATTCTGGGACATTGCATATAACTGTGTGAAAGTAACCTTCAGGGGACGAGACGAAGTTTGTGTAGTACATTAGAAGAGTCCTAGGTAGATTGTCCCAACCCCAGATTAAGTACTCTACAAATGAACGCGTCAATACCATCCATGCTGATCCTGAACCACAAACAGTACAAATAATAACATTAAAGGAGACATTATAAATGAGTACAAATGGCAATGGAAAAGATACAGATGGTAATTGCTAACCAGTAAATAATTTGAAAGATGTCGGCAAAGTTCTCCGAGGCGAGGCCAGGTATACGTCTTTCTTTTTTGACGAGTAGAGGCCAGGGTCTATAATCAAAGGCATTGCTCTTTTATTCCTGCACATAACAATTCAAAGTTGTGCCATTAGCTAAATACACATACCTGAGTAACCTGACAAGTTAATATAtcagagagagagcgagagaacTCACTCCTTCCAGCCAAGATGACTTGAATGCTCGATGAAATTTAGATTTcggtttaattttgaaaaggTGTAAAGAAGATCTGCACTCATGTTTGTCACTAAAATTTGGTCAAACAGGTGCTAAAATACCAAATATGTGTAACTCAAGAAGAAATAAGGTACAGGCAACGTAAATCTATACAATGACAAAAGCACGGACCAGAGAACACAGAGACTAACCATCCTGAGTCACGAGAGGATAATCAGAAGCACTGAGGTTGATGAACCAGTCCCAATCTTTACTCCTCTTCAGAAGAACGGCACAAGCATGAAGTGTATTAGAAACCATCGTAGGTCCTCTATAAGTCACCATGTTGGCTTTGGTGATCATGTAGACATTCCCAACCTTTGAGAAAACTGGATTTTTCTCCACTCGAGAAGCAAGCTCCAATCTTTCTTTTGCTGGTGACTCTAGATCCAAATGAACAACATACTGATTCCGTGGATGATACAATGCCTTTAGAGTTCTCCAAAGCTTTTCCAAATCACCTTTCGACCCTGAAATCAAATAGGCAAAACGAGGAATTGTGGGAGCaagaggaggaggtggagttCGCGACATCTTTGTTTCTGCAAAAGCTAGTTCTGTCTGGTTTGTTCGAGATGGGAATATcgagaagaatgaattgattgGGTGTAACGAAGAGATGAGACCCACGTTGAAGGAAGTAGCTAAAAGGAATACACATATGAGAGAGCTTACGATGAGCGGAAAAATCCACTTCTTCTCCATGCTTAAAGCACCCATTCCAAACCCTTATCATGGGTTCAAATTAACATTCCTTGCACATTCCAGTCTCAATGGCCACAGAAAAAATATATCCTTTATACTTGTAATTGATGACTTTTTGCAAATGAATCCAGATTTCAGACTTAATAAGCTGCTGTTTCATCAATAACTAACTTTAAAATTCAATATAAACATAACCGAAACATTAAATTAGTTGCAAGAAAGACAACATTAATAGTATCTTAAAATACAGAACGGATACATCAAGAAAATCGACCAAAGACCAAACAATAAATCAAACAAGCTGGAATCCTTATTTTATAGGAATCCATGTTTGACATGAAACCATTGATAACGACACGATTGCCAGAAAGAACAAAAGATCAGGCAATGAAACACAAAACCCAGatgagaaaatttgaaaatcatacAATATAGAAACTCAAAAAAACCATATCAAATTAACACCCATTGAAGGAAATGCATAACTCAATAAACAAACCCCAGCTCAATCTCAATCAGAAACGCATATAGAAATTAAACCATAcacgttaaaaaaaaacaaattagtcATAAAAGAGCAGCACAAACATCGGAAgaaaaaaggcttaaagaacgAACCTCTGTTTGGGACTTTGATGCAGAACCCTAGAGATGTTACTGTAAGAGATGTTATTGTGTGGGCATTCAAGAAGAATCAGAGACAGAACAGCATAACTggtgaggagagaaagagaccaAACGAGTACGtataataaattcaattaaaaatataataaaagagTCTCTGTATTAAAAAAGGGCGATTCTTGGGCCGTTTATGGAAGAACAACTCTATCTCTCTAAATCTCTATATTGGGTTTCTTTCACTGATGCTTAGGAGTCTCTGTTATGTCACTGCAAAACAGTTTACGAATACGCATGGCTAAATGGCTAATTGTCCCTTTTCTTGTTTCATTGTCGATACATTCAAGATGGCATGAGCAAAAGGTAATCAAGATCAACGGTTGGTGTTGGGGAGTGGATGATCCAACGGCTATTTTGTTTGATCAGGTGGAAAGTCTGGCGGAGATACCCAATAGTGTGGAAAAGTGACTAACTTCTCCCAATAAGTCATGCACGATACTCCATTTTTCTTCAGttagaatgattttttttaaaatactacTTAAAAATACCTTTTCCATCATAATCGAACTTTGAGCACacatatatctaatccaatcgattatcaaccgaaccacctcACGTTGGTTTAGTTGATAATAGTCTCCAGCCAATcaacatttatagaaaaatgtGTTTGTGTGAAAATACATTAAATAATTGCTTAATTTGTTGATTTAAAGTAATATTGTCATTATCAAGAAGAAGATTAAGAGAATGAcattttgaatattttaaatgtatgaTAGAATACCATAAAATGTTTTCAATTAAGCATTTATGTCTATAAAGAGTATGGCAAAATATTCTATATCTTTAAtttcataaatgataaaatattaattaacaaATCTATACTCTACTAGTCTACTAGGTGAAAATGAGTCATTTTGGGCCGCGATTGAGGGCCAGCTCTAATGACAGGTTTTGGACTGAAAAAGCAGTAATTTTGGGCCTTCATGGTAAACACATAAAATTGGGCCCAATTTATGTGGGCCAGAGGTCTTTAGAATGGGCCCACCACGGCACATGTAGAAAGTGCACATGGCACGACCAGGGCAATTTTGTACTTTCAGCCTAAGTACCTATGACCTATCGGTAGGCATGGCAATGGGGCGGGATCCCCCGGGAGCGGATCATGGTTGCCCCGCTCCGCATATTCTGACAACATTTCCTGCACGGAAATCTCTGCctatgaaattttttaaaatgtttaacCCATGAAAATCTCTACCTATGACACaataatttaatatattgtaTTCAAAAACCATTAATATTAAAATGAGatctaaaaataaaactatCTTATGTATGtggagtgtgtatatatatacatgtacagCGGGGCAGAGCGGGTCGAGAGATAAACGTCACCATCTCGCCCCACATGTGAGTTGAGATTCTTTGTCCGATCCCCACCCCACACAAGTCTCTGATCAAAGAAAATCCACGGCGGTCGGATACAAATTATCATCCCTACCTATCAGATTCAGATGGGGATTGGGGGGACCGTGCTCTTGTAAACATCGACCCAAAAAAGTGTCTTTACAAGAAGTCACTGAGTCAGCATGCGCCACGTGACTCTGGGCCCACACAATTGTAGAAAGAAGCTTGAAGTGTAGAATAGATGGCGGATCGTCCGCGCTGTAACTGTCAAGGGTAAATGCGTCATTTCGTACATCATTGTCGTTTTGTTCAACGCGCCTGCCCTCCTATTGCGCCTGCCCTTCCTATTGGCTGGATGTCAAACAATGTGCACCACTGTGTTGTTTtgacttttcttttgttttttttttgagaagaaacgaagatttcattaatgacttttcttttgtaatttaATTTGTCTCATGtagtaattatttaattttgttttgttttaattttcttcCATATTTCAAAGGTGAGATATATTTGTGTTTAGatattttgttgtattttcGAATTTTGAAATAAACATTTTCaattaaaactgaaaagaaaagtcAAATTGGTTTCATGAAACCATAATCTATATTAAATATAGGAACATGAGATTTTCAATTACTTTTTTGCCTAAATAATGAAATCTATCTCAAAACTATATATTAGAAATATGTTATTTCGATTATGTTTTTGTTAATTACGGATCATAGGTAacatatattattaattataatacAATATCATAAATAAATTGGAACTCAAGGAAATATACTTGACTGGATTAGTTAACATTCAAAATGACTCGATTGTATTGTCGTTAGTAATTATGACATacgataattttttttatgttgccAGTCTCgattttttcaattgtttcccCCATGTCTTTCTGTACTGGAGAAATCATTACACTTGAAATTCGATTGATTGATAATTCTATCATTTATTGATCTTGTCGTTTTCGTCATAGCATCTATTTTTGGATGAATTAGGAGAATAAACTTACAAACATAGTTTTAATCTATTGATAACTAAACAGTGTAACTCGATCAAATGCAATATTTTGATAAAAGAGCACTAAACTTTTTATTAAAAGATATGAGCATGAATTATGGGAAAAAAATACACCTATACTATTTGACAAAACACTTGTTTATACACATTCttacctacatatatatatattgaccattacctacatatatatagaaatgaTTTATGATTCATAAATACAAAAGGATTCAAATGACAGCCAGCAATCCCAAGATCATATTTTACTTAATTTGTGAGAGTGATAAGAAAGACGGGAGCCCAACATTATCCTTCACGTTTTCACTTGCTGTGGAAATCAAAGGAAACAGGGGTTTTATAAGTTTCTCATATATGGACAAACAGTTAATAGCTCATTATTTTTTGTTCCCCTCTCTTCAAAACAGGGAGGTATATGTATCGAGAGGAGAGCAGCatagaagagaagaaaaggaagagactTTGAGATCTGACCTATCTTCTCTCTTGGGTTTTTCCAAAAGCTCGATCTTTTGGGGCCCTTTATCGAAAGGGTCTTCGTCTCTCAATCACTCTTTACTCTCCATATCTATTCCTGGTAATAATCTAAccctttttgttttctgattATTTAGTGCTACATGTGATGTTTTATGGATCCATTCTGATCTTGGTCGATTCAGGCTGTGTGTATATGTTGTGTATTGATTTCggtatttcttgattttctttttgtattgtttttattttatttggtgtTTGCATGTTTGGTTTCGTTGATATATAGACTCTTGATCTCTATGAAGgaattggttttgttatttgGTGTAACTCCCCCATTACAGTACCTCTGTTTGATTCTGAATTAGAGGTTGCTGTTTGGATTTTATTAAACTTCATTTATGATAAGTTGATTTTTGTTAATGTGCATGTGCTCTTGGTTGGATTCTGTGAAGAGAATCAAGGAAACTACTTCTCCATTTAtttgaagatattttttagATTCACTTATTTGGCTGTTCTTGGTTAGATGATTCTGTGTTAGAAGCTTTGAAACTATATAATTTTGTTCTGACATTCGCTTTACTTGATTTTAATGGGTTTTGGAACTTGCAAAAATGTGAGTTGAATTGGCATTGAGCATAAAATGGATGGATTTGGTTTGGTTTCACGTCGAATGGTTTATTAATTCTACCCAATTTGACCTCAAATTACTGTTaataatattcattttttttggggGAATTAATCATTGCAGATTGCTTGAGGTTGTATCTGCTGGCAAGATGGTAGTTGAGGCTGTGGGATTTGAAGCGGCTCAAGCGCCAAACATTGCAACAGAAGTGGAGACTTCGTTTCCTGATGAGAAGGAAAAAGGTAAACTGGACAAGGAATTGGGTAACAGGCCCATCAAATTTGGTACCCATGGCGATGAGCCCATAAAAGTAGAAGGAGGTGATGCTTCAGATGCCAACTTCCCCAAGGATGCTGTTGACGAGTGGCCTGCACCGAAGCAGATTCATTACTTTTACTTTGTGAAGTACCGCCCATATGATGATCCAAAAATAAAAGCCAAAATTGATCTAGCTGATAAAGAGATTCAGAAAAGAAACCAATCTCGGTTTCGAGTTATGGAAGAGCTTAAATTAAAAAGGGTATGTATAGATTCTTCATATTACTATAGCCTTATAAAGAACCCACATTAACGTGGTAGGActgtttttcttggtttgaACCCATGATACCCagtttggaaatttggaatgaATCACTTTACCGTTGTGCCAAAGTTTGTTTTATACTGCATTAAAAATAGAGAATGAGTGGAAAAAGTATCTTGCTGCCATTACGTATTACATGGCTGTATATTGGGGTTTTTTGGTGCATTTCGTATGGCACGAGCTGTTTTGCTGAGCTGTCAAATGAGCAATATTTATGGCAGTTGCTAGAGTTATTATCATATAGAATGCACTGCACCGATCGTTACAATGCTAACGAaattccattttttattaatgtttttGTAGCTAACTTTTTGCCTTGAAAGAAAGGCATATTGTATTTACTCACTGTGCAACCAAAATCTTCAAAAAATTGTAGGATAACAATCGAAGCGAAAATAGCTACCCCAACCATATACACAAATAACTTATTTTAATTGtctttttatttgcttttgttcCTTTAGGCGGATAGAGCAGGCATGATTTCTCAGTTGAAGTCTCTGAGAACAGAGAGCGACCAATATTACACAGTAATGAacgagaagaaaaaggaaagggaaCCCTTGTATCAGGCTCTTGGTAAGCTGCGGGATACAGGCGGTGCCGGCCGGGGTGGCTTATGCTCATCTGAGGAAGAGCTTGATGATCTTGTATGATATAACTCCAAGTTCTGTGCTGTATTGGCTTTGTGGCTTTGGTCCTTTTGTCTTTAACCTGTtgattgagaattttttttgcagatctacAGCTTGAATTACCGCATGCAACATGAGAGCATTCCGTTGGCTGAGGAGAAACAAATTCTCAGAGAAATCAAACAGCTGGAAGGGACAAGGGAAAAAGTTAATGCCAATGCTGCTACGAGAACTAAGATTCAAGATGAAATGGGTCAGAAGCAAGCCATTCATGATCAATATAAAGTAAGATGTTGATCTTTAAGCTGTTGTATATTTTCACTATTCTCAAGTACATATTGATCATTTGCTATATTACTGTCACTGTAGCTTATAGGAGCTGACTTGGATGGAGTTAGAAAGGAGCATCAAGCAGTTAAGACCAAAATTACTGCCCTCAAGGAAAAACTGAAGTCAATGGATGACGACATTAGTTCTCTGCTGAATGAGTTGGAGAATGCTACTCAAAAGAGGGACAAAGCGCTTGAAAGCATACAGGAATTTCGAAAGCAGCGGGATGAAGGGGTACATTTGTTGACTTTAATGTGTTTAGTTGCAATTGCAATTTTCAAGATCTCTTGTGTTTGCTACTagttctattttctttttccctgtAATCAATAGTCATCTTTCCAAGCTTCAATATCTGAGTCTCTTTGTCTGAGTTGTGATTGTCACCTACGGTCTACCCCATGCTATGATAGTACATGCAACTTTGTTAAAACTATGGAATTGCTTAGAAAGATGCAGTGATGTACTATTGTACTGCTCTAACAAGCAACCTTCTATTGTTCTTTTTTTGACTTGATACCATTTGATGATATCTGATGTCTTTCTTTTAGATTTAATACTCGTCAACTTCTAAACTTTCTTTGGTAGTCTTTTATGGTGTGGGCATATAATAGTTGATGAAGATATCTTTGTTAATGTCGTGTTTAT includes the following:
- the LOC119988129 gene encoding beta-glucuronosyltransferase GlcAT14B-like, with translation MGALSMEKKWIFPLIVSSLICVFLLATSFNVGLISSLHPINSFFSIFPSRTNQTELAFAETKMSRTPPPPLAPTIPRFAYLISGSKGDLEKLWRTLKALYHPRNQYVVHLDLESPAKERLELASRVEKNPVFSKVGNVYMITKANMVTYRGPTMVSNTLHACAVLLKRSKDWDWFINLSASDYPLVTQDDLLYTFSKLNRNLNFIEHSSHLGWKENKRAMPLIIDPGLYSSKKKDVYLASPRRTLPTSFKLFTGSAWMVLTRSFVEYLIWGWDNLPRTLLMYYTNFVSSPEGYFHTVICNVPEYAQTAVNHDLHYISWDNPPKQHPHVLSLNDTDKMIASGAAFARKFRGNDPVLDRIDKDLLGRKNGSFTPGGWCANHPKCSEIGDPSKIKPGPGAQRLRRLIARLAMTAKVVQNQCR
- the LOC119988221 gene encoding proton pump-interactor 1-like, with translation MVVEAVGFEAAQAPNIATEVETSFPDEKEKGKLDKELGNRPIKFGTHGDEPIKVEGGDASDANFPKDAVDEWPAPKQIHYFYFVKYRPYDDPKIKAKIDLADKEIQKRNQSRFRVMEELKLKRADRAGMISQLKSLRTESDQYYTVMNEKKKEREPLYQALGKLRDTGGAGRGGLCSSEEELDDLIYSLNYRMQHESIPLAEEKQILREIKQLEGTREKVNANAATRTKIQDEMGQKQAIHDQYKLIGADLDGVRKEHQAVKTKITALKEKLKSMDDDISSLLNELENATQKRDKALESIQEFRKQRDEGNACFFQSRGLLNKARDLAAKKDIEALEELSRTELDKFISLWSNNKTIREDYEKRILTSLDQRQLSRDGRMRNPDEKPLVQVQEVPVLSDVEAVAKTNVKRPKEESKANPQKDTLPAQKAKASAKVTDPNPTSEGSDIADIENNSYEIPPKGSTSKEDVVDPAKLKELKREEEMVKAKQAMERKKKLAEKAAVKAAIRAQKEAEKKLKKEEKKLKKKSGGSALATETEESAEAVVESVEMEKDADEEAPVTAKGKVVRENAVRLRRRPRGQDSVSKAILKRKKFTNYWLWAAPVAVIVLLLLVLGYLYLL